A single region of the Xiphophorus maculatus strain JP 163 A chromosome 3, X_maculatus-5.0-male, whole genome shotgun sequence genome encodes:
- the cnfn gene encoding cornifelin, translating to MAIQSNVVTSQPTQYTVTTGRSSDWSTNVCDCCDDCGICLCGAFIPCILGCKVAQDNGDSCCLPFLPGAMIALRTSIRSKYNIEGSVCDDWVVMACLSLCGLCQMATEQTMR from the exons ATGGCAATCCAGTCTAATGTTGTTACCTCTCAACCTACCCAGTACACAGTAACAACTGGACGTTCTTCAGACTGGAGTACAAATGTGTGCGACTGCTGTGATGACTGTGGCATCT GTCTATGTGGAGCATTTATCCCATGCATCCTTGGTTGTAAAGTGGCTCAGGATAACGGGGATAGCTGCTGTCTACCTTTCCTCCCAGGTGCCATGATTGCTTTAAGAACAAGCATACGTAGCAAATACAACATTGAG GGCTCTGTGTGTGACGACTGGGTGGTCATGGCCTGCCTGTCTTTATGTGGACTGTGTCAGATGGCGACAGAGCAGACGATGAGATAA
- the LOC102218214 gene encoding C-X-C chemokine receptor type 3-2-like, whose product MDSMTTADYYDGSDDVYDTGSPGTDEVIAPPCNPESIYGFAKNYSPIVYCLVFVMAVVGNVLVLCVIRRYRNSQSGGACAFSLTDTFLLHLAISDLLLAFTLPLFAVQWVNQWVFGTAVCKISGALFSLNRYSGILFLACISFDRYLAIVHAVRSGWKRSTCHAQFACAAIWVVCLGLSGVDIAFKQVVEVDLNDNERMQVCQVWFTDNPDQWQVSLQLVSLSLGFGLPLLVMLYCYVQIFRSLCNATRRQRRKSLRLIISLVSVFVICWAPYNCFQLADSLQKLRVVTGGCKFGHVLDIGILITESVGLSHCALNPLLYGFVGVKFRRELLKMCKEMLGQRGWVGIERLKERRSRKSTGSLTSADSEHTSYSVMI is encoded by the exons atGGATTCAATGACAACAGCTGATTATTATGATGGT AGTGATGACGTTTATGACACCGGCTCTCCAGGAACTGATGAGGTGATTGCACCTCCATGCAATCCAGAGAGCATCTATGGTTTTGCGAAGAACTACTCCCCCATTGTGTACTGCCTGGTTTTTGTCATGGCTGTTGTTGGCAATGTCTTGGTGTTGTGTGTGATCAGACGCTACAGAAACTCCCAGAGTGGAGGAGCCTGCGCCTTCTCCCTGACAGACACCTTCCTCCTGCACCTGGCCATTTCTGACCTCCTGCTGGCCTTCACTCTGCCCCTGTTTGCAGTGCAGTGGGTCAATCAGTGGGTGTTTGGCACAGCAGTTTGCAAGATTTCTGGTGCTCTCTTCTCTTTGAACCGCTACAGCGGCATCCTCTTCCTGGCTTGTATCAGCTTCGACCGTTACCTGGCCATCGTTCACGCCGTCAGGTCAGGGTGGAAACGCAGCACCTGCCACGCTCAGTTTGCATGTGCAGCCATTTGGGTGGTGTGCCTCGGCTTGAGCGGAGTTGACATTGCATTCAAACAAGTGGTGGAAGTGGACCTTAATGACAACGAGAGGATGCAGGTGTGCCAAGTGTGGTTCACAGATAATCCCGACCAGTGGCAGGTGAGCCTGCAGCTTGTCAGCTTGAGTCTGGGTTTTGGTCTTCCCCTGCTCGTCATGCTCTACTGCTACGTCCAGATCTTCAGGTCTCTGTGCAACGCCACTCGTCGTCAAAGGCGCAAGTCTCTCCGTCTCATCATCTCGTTGGTATCTGTGTTCGTCATCTGCTGGGCTCCGTACAACTGCTTCCAGCTGGCAGACAGCCTGCAGAAGCTGCGTGTGGTGACTGGGGGCTGCAAGTTTGGCCATGTGCTGGACATTGGGATTCTGATTACTGAAAGCGTGGGGCTTTCACACTGTGCCCTGAACCCTCTGCTGTACGGCTTTGTTGGGGTGAAGTTCAGGAGAgagctgctgaaaatgtgcaagGAGATGCTTGGGCAGAGAGGCTGGGTGGGAATTGAAAGGTTGAAGGAGAGAAGATCTAGAAAGAGCACAGGATCTCTAACATCTGCAGACAGTGAACATACCTCCTACTCTGTCATGATCTGA